One Camelina sativa cultivar DH55 chromosome 3, Cs, whole genome shotgun sequence genomic window carries:
- the LOC104773638 gene encoding nudix hydrolase 18, mitochondrial-like isoform X2, with protein sequence MYVYSFTINSSRCIPYRVKTSNDNKTSGEFEVLVISSQKGQALMFPKGGWELDESVEEAASRESLEEAGVVGNVERQLGKWDFLSKSRGTFYEGLMFPMLVKEELELWPEQHLRQRTWMKVHEAREAYRDWWMKEALDVLVQRLSSPSRKPMEEKDKTIPLISLSAEKPNLMCS encoded by the exons GTGTATTCCGTACAGAGTCAAGACTTCGAACGATAACAAAACTAGTGGCGAATTTGAAGTTCTTGTTATCTCATCTCAGAAAGGTCAAGCTCTGATGTTCCCAAAG GGTGGTTGGGAGCTTGATGAATCTGTAGAAGAAGCTGCGTCAAGAGAGTCTCTAGAAGAAGCTGGAGTTGTTGGAAACGTTGAG AGACAACTTGGAAAATGGGATTTCTTAAGCAAAAGCAGAGGAACATTTTACGAAGGATTAATGTTCCCAATGCTTGTGAAAGAGGAGCTTGAGCTATGGCCTGAACAACATCTTCGTCAAAGAACGTGGATGAAAGTACATGAAGCAAGAGAAGCTTATAGAGATTGGTGGATGAAGGAAGCTTTAGATGTTTTGGTCCAGAGGCTTTCTTCACCATCAAGGAAGCCTatggaagaaaaagacaagacCATTCCATTGATCTCTCTATCTGCTGAAAAACCAAATCTGATGTGTTCTTGA
- the LOC104773638 gene encoding nudix hydrolase 18, mitochondrial-like isoform X1, with protein sequence MVCLVSRTGRQSQRYNKGRRLVVGCIPYRVKTSNDNKTSGEFEVLVISSQKGQALMFPKGGWELDESVEEAASRESLEEAGVVGNVERQLGKWDFLSKSRGTFYEGLMFPMLVKEELELWPEQHLRQRTWMKVHEAREAYRDWWMKEALDVLVQRLSSPSRKPMEEKDKTIPLISLSAEKPNLMCS encoded by the exons ATGGTGTGCTTGGTATCTCGTACGGGTCGTCAATCCCAAAGATACAATAAGGGACGCCGTCTAGTTGTCGG GTGTATTCCGTACAGAGTCAAGACTTCGAACGATAACAAAACTAGTGGCGAATTTGAAGTTCTTGTTATCTCATCTCAGAAAGGTCAAGCTCTGATGTTCCCAAAG GGTGGTTGGGAGCTTGATGAATCTGTAGAAGAAGCTGCGTCAAGAGAGTCTCTAGAAGAAGCTGGAGTTGTTGGAAACGTTGAG AGACAACTTGGAAAATGGGATTTCTTAAGCAAAAGCAGAGGAACATTTTACGAAGGATTAATGTTCCCAATGCTTGTGAAAGAGGAGCTTGAGCTATGGCCTGAACAACATCTTCGTCAAAGAACGTGGATGAAAGTACATGAAGCAAGAGAAGCTTATAGAGATTGGTGGATGAAGGAAGCTTTAGATGTTTTGGTCCAGAGGCTTTCTTCACCATCAAGGAAGCCTatggaagaaaaagacaagacCATTCCATTGATCTCTCTATCTGCTGAAAAACCAAATCTGATGTGTTCTTGA